The following are encoded together in the Babylonia areolata isolate BAREFJ2019XMU chromosome 18, ASM4173473v1, whole genome shotgun sequence genome:
- the LOC143292295 gene encoding galanin-like G-protein coupled receptor npr-9 yields the protein MGDFSPEMTTLLVSSTRNGLTTAATSESIPEKHWTSFTIYVISQYLWICGLPLIILLGIFGNVMTIVIMRRIKSDDSTIDMYFTAIALMDIVVLCVSTLDKWTLHQFGVGLYTGHDVVCKIRTWLYTGTGTISCWYLVCMTVHRALSVVWPHRVNSLCTRRTVLLVLTGITVFFAVVYSHYMFGVERAYFTSMSSYWCRLRRDDDNYTYFFENIFVYIELLVYCLLPFAFLVVSNSILVWKLFMSVKVAGKHLTQGDSDQVQGHRKAANSVTLTVITVSLALVVLTLPTSVDFIVNFFARQHDRVTGYERATAAFVQAVTTLLSETNHAVNFYLYCLTGKRFREEFVKVLCGGRNAQQRDSRH from the coding sequence ATGGGAGATTTCAGTCCAGAAATGACGACCTTATTGGTCTCTAGCACTCGGAATGGAttaacgacagcagcaacatccGAAAGCATACCTGAAAAGCATTGGACGTCCTTCACAATATATGTCATCAGTCAGTACTTGTGGATATGTGGCCTTCCACTCATCATTCTCTTGGGTATCTTTGGAAACGTCATGACCATTGTAATTATGCGACGTATAAAGTCAGATGATTCCACTATTGACATGTACTTCACGGCTATAGCTTTAATGGAcattgttgttctttgtgtgtctacGCTGGATAAATGGACTCTGCACCAGTTTGGTGTCGGACTATACACTGGACATGATGTGGTCTGCAAAATCCGTACTTGGCTGTACACAGGGACTGGCACAATCAGTTGTTGGTATCTAGTGTGTATGACTGTACACAGagcattgtctgttgtgtggccaCATCGTGTCAACTCCCTGTGCACACGCCGAACTGTTCTTCTGGTGCTTACAGGAATCACTGTCTTCTTTGCTGTTGTGTATTCGCATTACATGTTCGGCGTCGAAAGAGCTTACTTTACCAGTATGAGCAGCTACTGGTGTAGACTGAGGCGAGACGATGACAATTACACATACTTTTTTGAAAACATATTCGTATACATTGAACTGTTAGTCTACTGTCTTCTGCCGTTTGCTTTCTTAGTTGTGTCCAACAGCATTCTGGTCTGGAAACTCTTCATGTCCGTGAAAGTCGCCGGCAAACACTTAACCCAAGGAGACTCTGATCAAGTTCAGGGTCACAGGAAAGCCGCCAACTCGGTCACATTGACAGTTATTACAGTGTCCTTAGCACTTGTGGTTCTGACTTTGCCAACCTCTGTCGATTTCATTGTGAATTTCTTTGCCAGACAACATGACAGGGTGACAGGCTATGAGCGTGCCACAGCGGCTTTTGTCCAAGCAGTGACCACTTTGCTGAGTGAAACAAACCACGCAGTGAATTTCTACCTGTACTGTCTGACTGGGAAGAGGTTCAGAGAGGAGTTCGTCAAAGTTCTGTGTGGTGGGAGGAACGCACAACAGCGTGACTCTCGTCACTAA